In one window of Candidatus Thermoplasmatota archaeon DNA:
- a CDS encoding nucleotidyltransferase domain-containing protein, with product MKARIRVDREKIAEFCHRRRITKLALYGSVLGDAFRAESDVDVLAEFEAEARVTLFDIVAMEDELSSILDGRRVDLRTPGDLGPRWREAVMARAETIYAEG from the coding sequence ATGAAGGCGAGGATCCGCGTCGACCGCGAGAAGATCGCGGAGTTCTGCCACCGCCGCAGGATCACGAAGCTCGCGCTCTACGGAAGCGTCCTCGGCGACGCGTTCCGGGCCGAAAGCGACGTCGACGTCCTTGCGGAGTTCGAGGCCGAGGCGCGCGTCACCCTTTTCGACATCGTGGCGATGGAGGACGAGCTGTCCTCGATTCTCGACGGGCGACGCGTCGACCTCCGCACCCCCGGCGACCTGGGGCCCCGCTGGCGTGAGGCGGTCATGGCGCGCGCGGAGACGATCTATGCCGAGGGCTGA
- a CDS encoding HepT-like ribonuclease domain-containing protein — MPRADHERIQDALEYARKAVQAARAEGPDAIRASDLKLHGLVRLLELVGEALSGVLAPLRDGHPQIPWREAMAVRNKLIHAVHEVDFRIVRDTITLRLPPLIVELERALTGKQPSGGRPS, encoded by the coding sequence ATGCCGAGGGCTGACCACGAGCGCATCCAGGACGCGCTCGAATACGCCCGCAAGGCCGTCCAGGCCGCGCGCGCCGAGGGGCCTGATGCGATCCGCGCGAGCGATCTCAAGCTCCATGGGCTCGTGCGCCTGCTCGAACTCGTGGGCGAGGCGTTGTCCGGCGTCCTCGCGCCGCTCCGCGACGGGCATCCGCAGATCCCCTGGCGCGAAGCCATGGCGGTCCGCAACAAGCTCATCCACGCGGTCCACGAGGTCGATTTCCGCATCGTACGGGACACCATCACGTTGCGCCTTCCGCCGCTCATCGTCGAACTGGAAAGGGCTTTGACGGGGAAGCA